A single window of Synechococcus sp. C9 DNA harbors:
- a CDS encoding tyrosine-type recombinase/integrase, which yields MSAVLLADLHERVKQSELGSQWCSDPLMQQDVWPLTALGFDEEYCRVHAIRNVHFTRITLPWLNYLTKLTAKARVREKCSAKRIIIDTLCLACLNEFLLAHGYSQPAGITDSLLKTFISEADKGNRHRTLVFATRLWAEEGWLTLPFTPIRMKNPTPKVETIPEEVLHQIYEQLDLFPEPLERLFRLQIALGCRINEMLLMPRHCLKQEGEHWFLLRWVAKRKQWCYFQVHPLVAELVQEQQRFLDEQFGKDSQFNKLFCKTSTAFKDGAEVGGRFQVEPVYEPSPLSFTVIHLWLKAFREVANLKDKHGKPFPLTSHMFRRTKASVMAHCEVEDEYIAAVLGHGSLDMLPHYRKRSLERLEKQAETKGYVDMYGRVTTYKPRKQRYEKLADLMKVTTPLGECHRPSMLGDCQYRYACLSCTHHRVTEADIPQLEADKQQMELDLERAQIAQQERRVTEIQRLLELVNNRLQGLKELQKVREENQHESA from the coding sequence ATGAGTGCTGTACTTTTAGCTGACCTGCATGAACGAGTTAAGCAATCAGAACTAGGTAGTCAGTGGTGCAGTGACCCGCTGATGCAACAAGATGTCTGGCCACTAACAGCATTGGGCTTCGACGAAGAGTATTGTCGTGTCCACGCCATAAGGAACGTTCATTTCACGCGCATTACGCTTCCTTGGCTGAATTATTTAACCAAACTTACGGCGAAGGCACGAGTTCGAGAGAAGTGTTCAGCCAAACGAATCATTATCGATACCCTCTGCTTAGCCTGCCTCAATGAATTCTTGCTGGCTCATGGCTACAGCCAACCCGCAGGCATCACAGACAGTCTCCTGAAAACGTTCATCTCAGAGGCTGACAAGGGGAATCGGCACAGAACCTTGGTATTTGCAACACGCCTTTGGGCAGAGGAGGGTTGGTTGACCCTACCGTTTACCCCCATACGAATGAAAAACCCAACGCCCAAGGTGGAAACTATTCCTGAAGAGGTGTTGCACCAAATCTACGAGCAACTTGACCTTTTTCCTGAGCCCTTGGAACGCCTGTTTCGGTTGCAAATTGCTTTAGGGTGCCGCATCAACGAGATGTTGCTCATGCCGCGCCATTGCCTCAAGCAGGAAGGAGAGCACTGGTTTTTACTACGCTGGGTGGCCAAACGGAAGCAGTGGTGTTATTTCCAGGTGCATCCTCTCGTTGCCGAGTTAGTGCAAGAGCAGCAGCGTTTTTTGGACGAACAGTTTGGCAAGGATTCTCAGTTCAACAAACTTTTCTGTAAAACATCCACAGCATTTAAGGACGGGGCAGAAGTAGGAGGGCGTTTTCAAGTTGAGCCTGTTTATGAGCCTAGCCCCTTGTCGTTTACGGTAATTCACTTATGGCTCAAAGCGTTTAGGGAGGTTGCCAACCTTAAGGACAAGCATGGCAAGCCTTTCCCCCTCACCAGCCACATGTTTCGTCGCACCAAGGCCAGTGTGATGGCACATTGTGAAGTTGAAGACGAGTACATTGCTGCGGTTTTAGGGCATGGTTCCCTCGACATGTTGCCTCATTATCGTAAGCGGTCTTTAGAACGGCTAGAGAAACAGGCAGAAACCAAGGGATACGTGGACATGTACGGGCGGGTAACCACCTACAAGCCCCGCAAGCAACGCTACGAAAAGTTAGCTGACCTGATGAAGGTTACGACTCCCCTTGGTGAGTGCCATCGCCCCAGTATGTTGGGCGATTGCCAGTACCGTTACGCCTGCCTAAGTTGCACCCATCACCGAGTTACAGAAGCAGACATTCCACAACTAGAGGCAGATAAGCAACAAATGGAGCTTGACCTTGAACGTGCCCAAATAGCTCAACAAGAGCGGCGCGTAACCGAGATTCAAAGGTTGCTGGAACTTGTAAACAATCGCCTGCAAGGATTAAAGGAACTGCAAAAAGTACGGGAGGAAAATCAACATGAGTCAGCGTAA
- a CDS encoding tyrosine-type recombinase/integrase, translating into MSVTVETAIDPATGERFRCVFDSKTCLPVEPIQRFLNYCRKRGLAANTVETYAYRLVDYWRWLEYKALSWDGVGLDELADFVNWYLLGGDVEVIHESLRERVSKRSPKTVNQAMTAIQGLYEFHAAEGRIDDKRFIKLAHGWGKRGGFLRGIIKSGPERRKRLKLKEPKVFPGCLSDADVVRLVEGCLCYRDKLIVMLLRETGLRRGELLGLHLIDVQDVDVTGRLRVVRRDNPNGAWAKGTERVVPILHNRCTVQEMLRSYLLEEYPPEAEQLGHGMLFVSLEGEQRGQPMSLVRLNKLFEELHSRTGIKAHPHLFRHTFATRMLQQGYLDQYVQQLLGHRSISTTKDIYSHVLDEMSLESFMDGEEEQ; encoded by the coding sequence ATGAGTGTGACCGTAGAGACAGCGATTGACCCCGCCACAGGTGAGCGCTTTCGTTGTGTATTTGACTCCAAGACCTGTTTGCCCGTTGAACCAATTCAGAGATTTCTGAACTACTGCCGGAAGCGAGGGTTAGCGGCCAACACGGTCGAAACCTACGCTTACCGCTTGGTGGATTACTGGCGGTGGCTGGAGTACAAAGCCTTGAGCTGGGATGGTGTTGGACTAGATGAGTTGGCCGACTTCGTAAACTGGTATTTGCTCGGGGGTGATGTAGAGGTCATCCACGAGTCCTTAAGGGAGCGAGTTTCCAAGCGTAGCCCCAAGACAGTCAACCAGGCGATGACCGCCATTCAAGGGCTGTACGAGTTTCATGCGGCGGAGGGGCGGATTGACGATAAGCGATTTATCAAGCTTGCTCACGGCTGGGGCAAGCGTGGCGGCTTCCTACGGGGCATCATCAAGAGCGGGCCGGAGCGTCGTAAGCGGCTCAAGCTCAAAGAACCCAAGGTTTTCCCTGGTTGCCTCAGTGATGCGGATGTCGTGCGCCTGGTTGAAGGGTGCCTCTGCTACCGCGACAAGCTGATTGTGATGCTCTTACGTGAGACGGGTCTGCGCCGTGGCGAGCTACTGGGGTTGCATCTGATTGATGTTCAGGATGTGGATGTGACAGGGCGGTTGCGTGTTGTCCGGCGTGATAATCCCAACGGTGCCTGGGCGAAAGGAACTGAGCGAGTTGTACCTATCCTGCACAACCGCTGTACTGTGCAAGAGATGCTGCGTTCGTACCTGCTGGAGGAGTATCCGCCCGAAGCGGAACAGCTCGGTCACGGAATGCTGTTTGTCTCCTTAGAGGGCGAGCAGCGAGGCCAGCCCATGAGCCTTGTGCGACTGAACAAGCTCTTTGAAGAATTGCACAGTCGTACTGGCATCAAGGCGCACCCACATCTGTTCCGCCACACTTTTGCCACACGGATGCTGCAACAGGGCTACCTCGACCAGTATGTGCAGCAATTGCTGGGGCATCGTTCCATCAGCACCACCAAAGACATCTACAGCCATGTACTTGATGAGATGAGTTTAGAAAGTTTTATGGATGGGGAGGAAGAGCAATGA
- the hemL gene encoding glutamate-1-semialdehyde 2,1-aminomutase produces MVATVWNTTESQRIFNEAQQLMPGGVSSPVRAFKSVGGQPIVFERVQGAYAWDVDGNRYIDYVGTWGPAICGHAHPEVIEAICAVAQQGTSFGAPCRWENVLAEMVIAAVPSIEMVRFVNSGTEACMGALRLARAFTGREKIIKFEGCYHGHADMFLVKAGSGVATLGLPDSPGVPKSVTAATLTAPYNDLQAVADLFAQYPEAIAAVVLEPVVGNAGFILPEREFLVGLRELTQRYGALLVFDEVMTGFRIRYGGAQAYFGITPDLTTLGKIIGGGLPVGAYGGRKDIMQMVAPAGPMYQAGTLSGNPLAMTAGIKTLELLQRPGVYEQLERVTSRLVQGLQSIADELGHPMCTGSLSGMFGFFFTQGPVHNYEQAKTSDVQKFSRFHRGMLERGIYLAPSQFEAGFTSLAHTEADIDQTLAAAREVLSTLPR; encoded by the coding sequence ATGGTAGCCACCGTTTGGAATACGACCGAATCCCAGCGCATTTTTAACGAAGCCCAACAGTTGATGCCGGGGGGGGTGAGTTCCCCGGTGCGGGCATTTAAGTCGGTGGGGGGCCAGCCCATCGTCTTTGAGCGGGTGCAGGGCGCCTACGCCTGGGATGTGGATGGCAATCGCTACATTGATTATGTGGGCACCTGGGGGCCAGCCATCTGTGGTCATGCCCATCCCGAGGTGATTGAGGCGATTTGTGCGGTGGCGCAACAGGGGACGAGTTTTGGGGCACCTTGCCGCTGGGAAAATGTGTTGGCGGAAATGGTGATTGCCGCCGTGCCCAGTATTGAAATGGTGCGGTTTGTGAATTCCGGGACGGAAGCCTGCATGGGCGCCCTACGGTTGGCACGGGCGTTTACGGGTCGGGAAAAAATTATCAAATTCGAGGGCTGTTACCACGGCCATGCGGATATGTTCCTGGTCAAGGCGGGGTCGGGGGTGGCGACCTTGGGACTGCCGGATTCGCCGGGGGTGCCCAAATCCGTGACGGCGGCGACCTTGACGGCTCCGTACAACGATCTACAGGCGGTGGCGGACCTATTTGCCCAGTATCCCGAAGCAATTGCCGCGGTGGTGCTAGAGCCAGTGGTGGGGAATGCCGGGTTTATCCTGCCGGAACGGGAATTTTTGGTGGGACTGCGGGAATTGACCCAGCGGTATGGGGCGTTGCTGGTGTTTGACGAGGTGATGACCGGGTTTCGCATCCGCTATGGGGGGGCGCAGGCATACTTTGGCATTACCCCTGACCTGACGACGCTAGGGAAAATCATTGGCGGTGGTTTGCCGGTGGGGGCGTATGGCGGACGTAAGGACATTATGCAGATGGTGGCACCGGCGGGGCCCATGTATCAGGCGGGCACCCTGTCGGGAAATCCCTTGGCGATGACGGCGGGGATCAAAACCCTGGAATTGCTCCAGCGGCCGGGGGTGTACGAGCAGTTGGAACGGGTGACATCCCGGTTGGTGCAGGGGTTGCAGTCCATTGCCGATGAACTGGGGCATCCCATGTGTACGGGCAGTTTGAGCGGGATGTTTGGCTTTTTCTTTACCCAGGGGCCGGTGCACAACTACGAACAGGCCAAGACCTCAGATGTGCAGAAATTCAGCCGATTTCATCGGGGGATGCTGGAGCGGGGGATTTATCTGGCACCGTCCCAATTTGAGGCTGGATTTACCAGTCTGGCGCACACGGAGGCGGACATTGACCAAACCCTGGCGGCGGCACGGGAGGTACTCAGCACTTTGCCCCGCTGA
- a CDS encoding pre-16S rRNA-processing nuclease YqgF, whose amino-acid sequence MPGILGFDPGRDKCGVVLRSAQGEWLVQRVVPAAEVLEVLSTLCQQYQPEVLVMGDQTTHKQWRQRLREVLPRVPVVTVDERYSTQEAQKKYWELYPAQGWRRFLPAGLRPLPRPVDDVAARILVERYCSQSP is encoded by the coding sequence ATGCCAGGGATTTTGGGGTTTGATCCCGGTCGGGATAAATGTGGGGTGGTTCTGCGCTCTGCCCAGGGGGAATGGCTGGTACAACGGGTGGTGCCAGCGGCGGAGGTGCTGGAAGTTCTCAGTACTTTATGCCAACAATATCAGCCGGAGGTGCTGGTAATGGGGGATCAGACGACCCACAAACAGTGGCGGCAACGGCTCCGGGAAGTTTTGCCCAGGGTGCCGGTGGTGACGGTGGACGAGCGGTACAGTACCCAGGAGGCGCAAAAAAAATACTGGGAATTGTATCCGGCGCAGGGGTGGCGGCGGTTTTTGCCTGCGGGTCTGCGGCCTTTGCCCCGGCCGGTGGATGATGTGGCGGCCCGGATTTTGGTGGAACGGTATTGTTCCCAATCCCCGTGA
- the nagZ gene encoding beta-N-acetylhexosaminidase — MFPIPVMVGRRLLLGAPPGVIGEDALALLRRTGAMGLVLFRSNLTQPAQLRQHLTWLRECLGRPVVIAIDHEGGQVMRHLEGTAPWPGNYALGRVAEQDVPQAERWAEQVGWELGQELRALGIGWNLAPVLDVLGEQPNPGLGGRAFGSDPEVVTRLGLAMVRGLQQAGIVPCGKHFPGLGWAQVDPHHTLPRLDLSPSQLAAHWQPFRAAIEAGLPTVMTTHVLVPALDTENVMTFSQHTIQTHLRGELQFTGVCVSDDLQMGAMTDWGTMADMTLKTLQAGHDVALVGAQAEDWQAVLGRLSEAVDQGALPELEASLQRIAHLMSQADIAQVLPPTQDWQPATLLAAEIAQAAVRVVRDPQGWLPVKWPVRLYLPDVTPVADWVLFEPCWFAPAQMADLLGVPTAEIVMTFLDATRVCTSTREAGDTKAGDDCAADVFTTNVLILYDALRYPGQRRVLEELAHQGQPLVVVLVRNPGDVHLVPAGVTVVDAAGFRSPQVQQVGRVLRGEPWHFCAGG, encoded by the coding sequence TTGTTCCCAATCCCCGTGATGGTGGGGCGGCGGTTACTGCTGGGGGCACCCCCAGGGGTGATTGGGGAGGATGCCCTGGCGTTGTTACGGCGGACGGGGGCGATGGGGCTTGTCCTCTTTCGCAGTAATTTGACCCAACCGGCGCAACTTCGCCAACACCTGACCTGGTTGCGGGAGTGCCTGGGGCGACCAGTGGTGATTGCCATTGACCACGAAGGGGGGCAAGTCATGCGCCATCTGGAAGGCACTGCCCCTTGGCCGGGGAATTATGCCCTGGGGCGGGTGGCGGAGCAGGATGTCCCCCAAGCGGAACGGTGGGCGGAGCAGGTGGGCTGGGAGTTGGGGCAAGAACTGCGGGCCCTGGGGATTGGCTGGAATTTGGCACCGGTTTTGGATGTGCTGGGCGAACAACCGAATCCGGGCTTGGGCGGGCGGGCGTTTGGGAGCGACCCGGAGGTGGTGACCCGCTTGGGGCTGGCGATGGTTCGGGGACTGCAACAGGCGGGAATTGTCCCCTGCGGCAAACATTTTCCGGGGTTGGGCTGGGCCCAGGTGGACCCCCATCACACCCTGCCCCGTTTGGATTTAAGCCCATCGCAACTGGCGGCCCATTGGCAACCCTTTCGGGCGGCGATTGAGGCCGGATTGCCCACCGTGATGACCACCCATGTACTGGTGCCAGCCTTAGATACTGAAAATGTCATGACGTTTTCCCAACACACCATCCAAACCCATCTGCGGGGTGAGTTGCAGTTTACCGGGGTGTGTGTGAGCGATGATTTACAAATGGGAGCCATGACGGACTGGGGAACGATGGCGGACATGACCCTGAAAACCCTACAAGCCGGGCACGATGTGGCGCTGGTGGGGGCGCAGGCGGAGGATTGGCAGGCGGTGCTGGGGCGGTTATCCGAGGCGGTTGACCAGGGGGCACTGCCTGAATTGGAAGCATCCCTGCAGCGGATTGCCCACCTAATGAGCCAAGCGGACATTGCCCAGGTATTGCCCCCGACCCAGGATTGGCAACCGGCGACCCTGCTGGCGGCAGAAATTGCTCAGGCGGCGGTGCGGGTGGTGCGAGACCCCCAGGGTTGGTTGCCGGTGAAATGGCCGGTGCGGTTGTATCTCCCGGATGTGACCCCAGTGGCGGATTGGGTGCTGTTTGAACCCTGTTGGTTTGCTCCGGCCCAGATGGCTGACCTGCTGGGCGTACCAACGGCTGAAATTGTCATGACATTCTTAGACGCAACGAGGGTTTGCACCAGTACGAGGGAGGCCGGAGATACTAAAGCTGGCGATGATTGTGCCGCTGATGTTTTTACAACTAATGTACTGATTTTATACGATGCTCTGCGGTATCCTGGACAGCGGCGGGTGTTGGAGGAATTGGCGCACCAGGGGCAACCGTTGGTGGTGGTATTGGTACGCAATCCTGGGGATGTCCATTTGGTACCGGCAGGGGTGACGGTGGTGGATGCGGCGGGATTTCGTTCTCCCCAGGTACAGCAGGTGGGGCGGGTGTTGCGAGGTGAGCCGTGGCATTTCTGCGCTGGTGGGTGA
- the pstA gene encoding phosphate ABC transporter permease PstA, translating to MAFLRWWVNCLLSWLVGMAVAAAVGVLGWVVGYVVYRGGTQLLRGGWEIFTEVPPAPLSGSGGLGPALVGSGILITLAVLMALPVSVLAALYLQEFCPWPGLVRLLTLGLDVLAGIPSIMAGVFIFGVVVVPTQRFSVVAGGLALAILMLPIFTTATRLALAGIPAEIRDGAWALGATRWQMVTGILLPQAWPGMVSGLTLGVARAVGETAPLLFTALFSSHYLPLRELGVRALGTQPLASLPVLIYTFAMSPFANQQDLAWAGALVLIIFILGLNVLAYWYQLVQRFSQQ from the coding sequence GTGGCATTTCTGCGCTGGTGGGTGAATTGCCTGCTGTCGTGGCTGGTGGGCATGGCGGTGGCGGCGGCGGTCGGGGTGCTGGGCTGGGTGGTGGGCTATGTGGTGTATCGGGGCGGGACGCAACTCCTGCGGGGGGGGTGGGAAATTTTCACGGAGGTGCCCCCTGCGCCCTTGAGTGGGAGTGGGGGGTTGGGGCCGGCTTTGGTGGGCAGTGGGATTCTCATTACTTTAGCAGTACTGATGGCTCTGCCCGTGTCGGTGTTGGCGGCTTTATACTTGCAGGAATTTTGCCCCTGGCCGGGACTGGTGCGGCTGTTGACCCTGGGGTTGGATGTTTTGGCGGGGATTCCATCCATCATGGCGGGGGTGTTTATTTTCGGCGTGGTGGTGGTGCCTACCCAGCGGTTTTCCGTCGTGGCGGGGGGGTTGGCTTTGGCGATCCTGATGCTCCCGATTTTCACCACGGCAACTCGGTTGGCCTTGGCGGGCATACCGGCGGAAATACGGGACGGGGCGTGGGCCTTGGGGGCCACCCGCTGGCAGATGGTGACGGGAATTTTATTGCCCCAGGCGTGGCCGGGAATGGTGAGTGGCTTAACCTTGGGGGTTGCCCGGGCGGTGGGGGAAACGGCTCCCCTCTTGTTTACCGCCCTATTTTCCTCCCATTATTTGCCCCTGAGGGAATTGGGTGTTCGTGCCCTCGGCACCCAACCCCTGGCTTCATTGCCGGTGTTAATTTACACCTTTGCCATGTCCCCTTTTGCCAATCAACAGGATTTAGCTTGGGCAGGGGCGTTGGTGTTAATTATTTTTATTTTGGGGTTAAATGTACTGGCATATTGGTATCAATTGGTTCAACGATTTTCTCAACAATGA
- the pyk gene encoding pyruvate kinase, with translation MKPLIHHTKIVATIGPASNSPEVMRQMLRAGMNVARLNFSHGKYEDHAQCIANLRAAAAELDLPLMLLQDLQGPKIRVGDLPATGLDLADGMGLTLVPLGQEDGQPDTVGIDYPYVAEEATPGTPVLLDDGLLELRVERVQGNKVQCTVVKGGTLKSHKGVNFPTLNLRLPAMTEKDKRDLEFGLAQGVDLISLSFVRRPEDVRELKQMLQERGANLPVLAKIEKPQAVENLEAIIAECDAVMVARGDLGVEMSPEKVPLIQKRIIHLCNQRGIPVITATQMLESMIHNPRPTRAEASDVANAIIDGTDAVMLSGESAVGRYPVAAVEMLARIAKEVEPAVKFTNYPANHSDDVDAVVEALHAIDDTLDLQCIVVFTNSGYTARLVAAERPHTPIVAYTPDPHIYHRLSLYWGVRPVITRWFTDNVMDVLKEMEKDLIQRQYVTPGDKVLVITGIPFGQAKTTNFLKIHTIGED, from the coding sequence ATGAAACCCTTAATTCATCACACCAAAATTGTTGCTACCATTGGCCCGGCGAGCAATTCCCCCGAGGTGATGCGGCAGATGTTGCGGGCGGGGATGAATGTGGCACGGTTGAATTTTTCCCATGGTAAGTACGAAGACCACGCCCAATGTATTGCCAACCTCCGGGCGGCGGCGGCGGAGTTGGATTTACCCCTGATGCTGTTGCAGGATTTGCAGGGCCCCAAAATCCGCGTGGGGGATTTACCGGCGACGGGGCTGGACTTGGCGGATGGGATGGGTTTGACCCTGGTGCCCCTCGGTCAGGAGGACGGCCAGCCGGACACGGTGGGCATTGACTATCCCTATGTGGCGGAGGAGGCTACCCCCGGTACGCCGGTGCTGTTGGATGATGGACTGCTGGAATTGCGGGTGGAGCGGGTGCAGGGAAATAAAGTACAATGTACTGTTGTTAAAGGAGGCACTCTAAAAAGTCATAAGGGGGTGAATTTCCCCACTTTGAACCTGCGGCTCCCGGCGATGACGGAGAAGGACAAACGGGACTTGGAATTTGGTTTGGCTCAGGGGGTGGATTTAATTTCCCTGAGTTTTGTGCGCCGACCGGAGGATGTGCGGGAATTAAAACAGATGCTCCAGGAACGGGGGGCGAACCTGCCCGTATTAGCCAAAATTGAGAAACCCCAGGCGGTAGAAAATTTGGAAGCCATTATCGCCGAATGTGACGCAGTGATGGTGGCTCGGGGGGATTTGGGGGTAGAAATGAGTCCCGAAAAAGTGCCCCTGATCCAAAAACGGATCATTCACCTGTGCAACCAACGGGGCATTCCCGTGATTACCGCCACCCAGATGTTGGAGAGCATGATCCACAACCCCCGTCCCACCCGAGCGGAAGCCAGCGATGTGGCCAATGCGATTATTGACGGCACGGATGCGGTGATGCTCTCTGGGGAATCTGCCGTGGGACGATACCCAGTGGCCGCCGTGGAAATGCTGGCACGGATCGCAAAGGAGGTGGAACCGGCGGTGAAATTTACCAACTACCCGGCCAACCACAGTGATGATGTGGATGCGGTGGTGGAGGCACTTCACGCCATTGATGATACATTAGATTTACAATGTATTGTTGTTTTTACCAATTCGGGCTACACGGCCAGATTGGTGGCGGCGGAACGTCCCCATACGCCGATTGTGGCTTATACTCCTGATCCACACATTTACCATCGTTTAAGTTTGTATTGGGGGGTGCGCCCAGTGATTACCCGCTGGTTTACGGACAATGTGATGGATGTGCTGAAAGAAATGGAAAAAGATTTAATTCAGCGGCAGTATGTGACCCCAGGGGATAAGGTTTTGGTGATTACGGGGATTCCCTTCGGACAGGCAAAAACCACTAATTTCCTCAAAATTCACACCATTGGTGAGGATTAA
- a CDS encoding class I SAM-dependent methyltransferase, whose protein sequence is MEAEHWWFQGRAVIVLHLIKHFCVLDKQGQGLDVGCGTGMMLQKLNNLCSAVGIDSSALAVEYAKKRGLQKVFCGNLTDLDANKQSFQIALLLDVIEHVEDDIMLLKQVHEYLLPQGSVVITVPAYPWLWSQHDVINHHYRRYTPSSLKRALQCSGFHIQKMSFYNTFLFLPATIKKYMDRNKTADPRVTIPKVSPWLNSMLKFIFASERHLLPYINYPFGISIIAIATKL, encoded by the coding sequence TTGGAAGCTGAACACTGGTGGTTTCAAGGACGTGCTGTGATCGTTTTACATTTAATCAAGCATTTTTGTGTACTTGATAAACAGGGACAAGGTTTAGATGTTGGTTGTGGTACGGGGATGATGCTCCAAAAATTAAATAACCTATGCTCAGCGGTAGGAATTGATAGCTCTGCCCTGGCAGTTGAGTATGCCAAAAAAAGGGGATTACAGAAGGTCTTTTGCGGTAACTTAACTGATTTAGATGCCAATAAACAAAGTTTTCAAATTGCCCTATTACTCGATGTTATTGAACACGTGGAAGATGACATTATGTTACTCAAGCAAGTACATGAATATTTACTTCCGCAAGGGTCGGTCGTCATTACAGTTCCAGCCTATCCTTGGCTATGGAGCCAGCATGATGTCATCAATCATCACTATCGTCGTTATACTCCTAGTTCATTAAAAAGAGCTTTGCAATGTAGTGGTTTCCATATCCAAAAAATGAGTTTTTATAATACTTTTTTGTTTCTGCCAGCGACGATCAAAAAATATATGGACAGGAATAAAACGGCTGACCCCAGGGTAACAATTCCCAAGGTTTCTCCCTGGTTAAACTCAATGCTCAAATTTATTTTTGCTTCTGAACGGCATTTATTGCCATACATCAATTACCCATTTGGCATTTCTATCATAGCGATTGCCACCAAATTATAA
- a CDS encoding Ppx/GppA phosphatase family protein: MTESLVLAAIDVGTNSIHMVVVRIQPQIPAFTVMAREKETVRLGERCPQTGNLTPEAMARALDALQRCLTLSRIHQAEVTIAVATSAVREAPNGAEFLQRVAAETGLVVDLISGVEEARCIYLGVLSGMELDRKNHIVIDIGGGSTELILGDGGEPQYLSSTKVGAVRLTQEMITTDPISNAEYEWLRAYLQGMLEWPTHDLRQRLHRQTVPMIGTSGTIEALFLLHAQMTGSPPPQPLQGQKLTRTQVQNLVQKLRYLNDQQRREQLHIPPKRSEIILAGAMILQETMNLLNCDHIIYCERALREGIIVNWMLNHGLIADHLRYQSSVRQRSVYKLADKYRVRLDHGKQVADLALEFFDQTQGILHTGDSLERAYLWAAAILHNCGHFISHDAHHKHSYYLIRYGELLGYTENEIEIIANIARYHRKSSPKRKHEGYACLDKASRGIVERLSAFLRIAVALDRRQIGAIEHLECRVEPPNLHLYLYPQEPGDDCALELWNLSYKKAWFESLFNLKVNPHLATPNVTKQKKLSGHL, translated from the coding sequence GTGACAGAATCCCTTGTCCTAGCAGCGATAGACGTTGGTACCAATTCAATTCACATGGTGGTGGTGCGGATTCAACCCCAGATTCCCGCCTTCACAGTCATGGCTAGGGAGAAGGAAACCGTGCGCCTGGGGGAACGCTGTCCCCAGACCGGGAATCTCACCCCAGAGGCGATGGCCAGGGCGTTGGATGCTCTACAACGCTGTTTGACCCTTTCCCGAATTCATCAGGCGGAAGTCACGATTGCCGTTGCCACTAGTGCGGTGCGGGAAGCTCCCAACGGTGCGGAATTTCTACAACGGGTCGCCGCCGAAACCGGTTTGGTGGTGGATTTGATTTCTGGGGTGGAGGAAGCCCGCTGTATTTATCTCGGGGTGTTGTCTGGAATGGAGCTCGATAGGAAAAATCATATTGTCATTGACATTGGCGGCGGTTCTACGGAATTAATTTTGGGCGATGGGGGTGAACCCCAGTATCTTAGCAGTACAAAAGTGGGGGCAGTACGCCTGACCCAGGAGATGATCACCACCGACCCAATCAGCAATGCCGAGTATGAGTGGTTGCGCGCCTATCTGCAGGGGATGTTGGAATGGCCGACCCATGACCTGCGCCAGCGATTGCACCGCCAAACCGTACCAATGATCGGCACCTCCGGCACCATTGAGGCTTTATTTCTCCTGCACGCCCAGATGACGGGTTCCCCACCACCACAACCATTACAAGGGCAAAAACTCACCCGTACGCAAGTGCAAAACCTGGTACAAAAATTACGTTATTTGAATGATCAACAACGCCGGGAGCAGTTACATATACCCCCCAAACGCTCAGAAATTATCCTGGCTGGGGCGATGATTTTACAGGAAACGATGAACTTGCTAAATTGCGACCACATCATTTATTGTGAACGGGCATTGCGGGAAGGGATTATTGTCAATTGGATGCTCAATCATGGGTTGATCGCTGACCATTTGCGCTATCAAAGTTCTGTACGTCAACGCAGTGTTTATAAACTAGCGGATAAATACCGAGTGCGTTTAGATCATGGTAAGCAGGTGGCGGATTTAGCTCTAGAATTTTTTGACCAAACCCAAGGGATTCTTCATACGGGGGATAGTTTAGAACGGGCTTATTTGTGGGCGGCGGCGATTTTGCACAATTGCGGGCATTTTATTAGCCACGATGCCCATCACAAACATTCCTATTACTTAATCCGTTACGGGGAATTGCTGGGCTATACGGAAAACGAAATTGAAATCATTGCCAATATTGCCCGGTACCATCGCAAAAGTTCCCCGAAACGCAAACATGAAGGCTATGCCTGTCTGGATAAGGCGAGCCGAGGGATTGTGGAGCGACTGAGTGCTTTTTTACGCATTGCTGTTGCCCTGGATCGTCGCCAAATTGGGGCAATTGAGCATCTGGAATGTCGGGTAGAGCCTCCCAATTTGCACTTATATTTGTATCCCCAAGAACCAGGGGATGACTGTGCGCTCGAATTATGGAATTTAAGTTATAAAAAAGCCTGGTTTGAATCCCTATTTAATCTGAAAGTCAACCCCCATCTGGCTACCCCAAACGTTACTAAACAGAAAAAATTATCAGGGCATTTGTGA